Within the Candidatus Polarisedimenticolia bacterium genome, the region TGCGGTCCAGCGCCACGAAGACGCCGTGGTCGATGATGCCGATCCGATCACAGAGCTCCTCCGCCTCCTCCAGATAATGCGTGGTCAGCACCACCGTGGTCCCCTCCGAGTGAACCTGGCGGACCAGGTCCCACAAGGAGCGCCTCAGCGCCACGTCCACCCCGGCGGTCGGCTCGTCGAGGATCAGGATGGCGGGATGGTGCACCATCGCCTTGGCCACCAGCAGCCGGCGCTTCATGCCGCCGGAGAGCTCGCGGATCGTTTTGTTCTCGTGCTCCTTCAGCTCCAGCCGCTGCATCAGCTCTTCCACCCAGCCGCCATTGTTCTTCAGACCGTAATAGCCCGACTGGATCTTCAGCGTCTGCCGGACGGTGAAGAAGTGGTCGTAGATCAGCTCCTGGGGGACGGCGCCGATCAGCGAGCGGGTGGCCTTGTAGTCGCGCTCCACGTCGTAGCCGAAGACCTTGACGTTGCCGGCGGAGCGCCGGACCAGCCCGGTGATGATGTTGATCAGGGTCGACTTGCCGGCGCCGTTGGGTCCCAGCAGGCCGAACAGCTCGCCGCGCGCGATGGTCAGGGTGATCCCATCGAGCGCCTGCAGGGTCCCATAGACCTTGGAGACGCCGCGCACGTCGAGGGCAGGGACACTCGGGTCAGGAAGGGGTACGGGTTTCAAGGCGCCTGGGCTCCGGCGCGAGCGCCGCTGAAGCTGTAATAGAGGACGGTGCCGTCGGATCGAATCCAGGTCATCTTTCCGGAGATGGCGTCGCCGCTGATCTCCGCGTGCCAGTGATGGAGCCCTTTCCCGGCG harbors:
- a CDS encoding ABC transporter ATP-binding protein; translated protein: MKPVPLPDPSVPALDVRGVSKVYGTLQALDGITLTIARGELFGLLGPNGAGKSTLINIITGLVRRSAGNVKVFGYDVERDYKATRSLIGAVPQELIYDHFFTVRQTLKIQSGYYGLKNNGGWVEELMQRLELKEHENKTIRELSGGMKRRLLVAKAMVHHPAILILDEPTAGVDVALRRSLWDLVRQVHSEGTTVVLTTHYLEEAEELCDRIGIIDHGVFVALDRKEALMHRIHNRRVTLLFGARVERLPEELARLGGQLSHDGRRATLRVDRSDGSLQKMVESLGRWGLPLSDIEVAGAGLEDVFLELTARAGRQPRPASTEAVP